From the Carassius carassius chromosome 45, fCarCar2.1, whole genome shotgun sequence genome, one window contains:
- the LOC132127392 gene encoding elongation of very long chain fatty acids protein 7-like → MTFNSTLTSRAVLLYDEWIKEGDPRTENWLLMATPFPQTFIVSAYIYFVTFLGPRLMENRKPFDLKRPMVIYNFSIVAFSIYLIYEFLMSGWANGYTYRCDLVDYSSSPQALRMAWTCWLYYFSKFIEMLDTIFFVLRKKNSQVTFLHVFHHSIMPFTWWFGVRFAAGGLGTFHALLNCIVHVIMYTYYALSALGPAYQKYLWWKKYMTTIQLVQFVLVTVHIGQYFFMKDCPYQFPVFVYIIGSYGLIFLVLFLNFYYHAYTKGKRLPKVFQNGYYLRKKSE, encoded by the exons ATGACTTTCAACAGCACACTGACCTCAAGAGCTGTTCTGCTCTATGATGAGTGGATTAAGGAAGGAG ATCCACGGACGGAGAACTGGCTGCTTATGGCCACTCCATTTCCTCAAACGTTCATCGTCAGTGCTTACATCTACTTTGTGACGTTTCTGGGGCCTCGGCTGATGGAAAACCGCAAGCCCTTCGACCTCAAGCGTCCAATGGTTATCTATAACTTCAGCATTGTTGCCTTCTCCATCTACTTGATTTACGAG TTTCTCATGTCAGGCTGGGCGAACGGCTACACCTATAGGTGTGACCTTGTGGATTATAGCAGTTCTCCTCAGGCTCTCAGG ATGGCATGGACCTGCTGGCTGTACTATTTCTCCAAGTTCATTGAGATGCTTGACACT ATTTTCTTTGTCCTGAGGAAAAAGAACAGTCAGGTTACTTTCCTTCACGTATTCCATCACTCCATCATGCCCTTCACCTGGTGGTTTGGAGTCCGATTTGCCGCAG GTGGTCTGGGAACCTTCCATGCTCTGCTGAACTGCATCGTTCATGTCATAATGTACACCTACTATGCTCTCTCCGCCCTGGGACCCGCCTATCAGAAGTACCTGTGGTGGAAAAAGTATATGACCACCATCCAGCTG gttcagtttgtgctggtcacTGTTCACATTGGCCAGTACTTCTTCATGAAGGACTGTCCTTACCAGTTTCCTGTGTTCGTCTACATCATCGGTTCATATGGGCTGATCTTCCTGGTCCTGTTCCTCAACTTCTACTATCACGCCTACACCAAGGGCAAGAGGCTACCCAAGGTTTTTCAGAATGGATACTACCTTCGCAAGAAATCCGAGTGA